From Allofrancisella guangzhouensis, a single genomic window includes:
- a CDS encoding methionine ABC transporter ATP-binding protein, translating into MIEIKNLKKEYITNNISNLVLDNISLEIKEGEIFGIIGHSGAGKSSLLRCLNLLEQPSDGSIFIADENITKKNPKQLREFRKKIAMIFQHFNLLSSRNVFENIALPLEIQGIPKSEIKKRVYELLDLVELPNKVLAYPKELSGGQKQKVAIARALALNPLVLLSDEATSALDPTSTKQILALLKRLNKELDLTIVLITHEMDVVRKVCDRVAIIDKGQIAEIGKTLDIFLNPQTEVTKSFVETSIHTKVPEFIAKRLYDNPYSYENAYPIVQLTFYGEKGKKPIIAEVSRQFNANVSIIQANIETIQDQIVGIAICHITGERQDWENALRFLSNQDVNLKVLGYAPADNI; encoded by the coding sequence ATGATAGAGATAAAAAACCTTAAAAAAGAATATATAACCAATAACATTAGTAATTTAGTTCTTGATAATATAAGCCTTGAAATTAAAGAAGGTGAAATATTTGGCATAATAGGACATAGTGGCGCTGGAAAAAGTTCTTTACTTAGATGTTTAAACCTTTTAGAACAACCTTCTGATGGTTCAATATTTATTGCTGATGAAAATATTACTAAAAAAAATCCTAAACAACTCCGCGAATTTCGTAAAAAAATTGCGATGATTTTTCAGCACTTTAACCTACTTTCTTCGAGAAATGTGTTTGAAAATATAGCTTTACCATTAGAAATACAAGGCATACCAAAATCTGAAATAAAAAAAAGAGTATATGAGTTATTAGACTTAGTTGAGTTGCCTAATAAAGTCCTAGCATATCCTAAAGAGCTAAGTGGCGGTCAAAAACAAAAAGTTGCTATCGCTAGAGCATTAGCTCTTAACCCATTAGTTTTACTTTCAGATGAAGCTACATCTGCATTAGATCCAACATCTACTAAGCAAATTTTAGCCCTACTTAAGAGACTAAATAAAGAACTAGACCTAACGATAGTACTTATAACTCACGAAATGGATGTAGTAAGAAAAGTTTGCGATAGGGTTGCAATTATTGATAAAGGTCAAATTGCTGAAATAGGTAAAACTCTAGATATATTTTTAAACCCTCAAACTGAAGTAACTAAATCATTTGTTGAAACAAGTATTCATACTAAAGTGCCTGAGTTTATTGCTAAGAGACTTTATGATAACCCTTATAGCTACGAAAACGCTTACCCTATCGTTCAACTAACTTTTTATGGTGAAAAAGGGAAAAAACCTATAATTGCCGAGGTATCACGCCAGTTTAATGCTAATGTAAGCATTATTCAAGCTAATATAGAAACTATCCAAGATCAAATCGTTGGTATAGCAATTTGCCATATTACTGGCGAAAGACAAGACTGGGAAAATGCTTTGCGCTTCCTATCAAATCAAGATGTTAATTTAAAGGTACTAGGTTATGCACCAGCAGATAATATTTAA
- a CDS encoding rhodanese-like domain-containing protein produces MQHSEGFIKLVNEAKPKIKECTVDDIYKMYTSNSLDGLLVDTREESEFANGYIPNAIHISKGIIESVIEKAVPNKNLKMYFYCGGGFRSALVADSLQSMGYKNVISVDGGWRAWNAKNYPTISPSQAKPNEFLRLVNDAKSNVKEITTTNLYNMYSNESLDGVVIDVREDSEFAQFHIPGATHLSKGQIEVKIENLIPNKDQKIYLYCGSGYRSALAAFNLQKMGYTNTVSVSGGIQSWINNNYPITQEG; encoded by the coding sequence ATGCAACACTCAGAAGGTTTTATAAAGCTGGTAAACGAAGCCAAACCAAAAATCAAAGAATGTACAGTAGATGATATATACAAAATGTATACCTCAAACTCTCTTGATGGTTTACTAGTTGATACTAGGGAAGAGTCTGAATTTGCAAATGGATATATTCCAAATGCTATCCATATCAGTAAAGGTATAATTGAAAGTGTTATAGAAAAAGCTGTACCAAATAAAAACTTAAAAATGTATTTTTATTGTGGTGGTGGTTTTAGGTCTGCGTTAGTTGCTGATAGTTTACAAAGTATGGGGTACAAAAACGTAATCTCAGTTGACGGTGGTTGGAGAGCTTGGAATGCTAAAAACTATCCTACTATTTCTCCTAGTCAAGCAAAACCTAATGAATTTTTAAGGCTTGTAAATGATGCAAAATCGAATGTAAAAGAAATAACTACTACTAACCTATATAACATGTATAGTAACGAATCTCTCGACGGGGTTGTTATTGATGTTAGAGAAGATTCTGAATTTGCTCAATTTCATATTCCTGGTGCTACGCACCTCAGTAAAGGTCAGATAGAGGTCAAGATCGAAAATTTAATCCCTAACAAAGACCAAAAAATCTATTTATATTGTGGTAGCGGCTATCGTTCAGCACTAGCTGCCTTTAATCTACAAAAAATGGGATATACAAATACTGTGTCAGTTTCTGGTGGTATTCAAAGTTGGATAAACAATAATTATCCTATTACACAAGAAGGATAA
- the plsY gene encoding glycerol-3-phosphate 1-O-acyltransferase PlsY gives MNFFNFNLLIFAYLLGSINSAIIVCYIFRLPSPRSVGSGNPGATNVLRIGGKLPAAITLILDILKGLVPILVAKMLTGNQFIIACTALYVVLGHVYPIFFGFKGGKGVATLIGTLFGFYWVLGVIFITAWLCIAIITRYSSLSALVATMIACISVTFIANLKVATPFLIVAIIIIIKHRGNIQRLINGQESKIGDKTKVKK, from the coding sequence ATGAATTTTTTTAATTTTAATTTACTAATATTTGCTTACTTACTAGGTTCTATTAATAGCGCAATTATTGTTTGTTATATTTTTAGGTTACCTTCTCCAAGAAGCGTTGGCTCTGGCAACCCCGGGGCGACAAATGTTTTACGTATAGGTGGCAAATTACCAGCAGCTATAACTCTTATATTGGACATACTCAAAGGTTTAGTACCAATATTAGTTGCAAAAATGTTAACTGGTAATCAATTCATTATTGCTTGCACAGCCTTATATGTTGTATTGGGACATGTTTATCCAATATTTTTTGGTTTTAAAGGAGGCAAAGGTGTCGCTACATTGATAGGTACATTATTTGGTTTCTACTGGGTTTTAGGGGTCATATTTATAACTGCTTGGTTATGTATAGCTATTATTACGCGTTACTCTTCTTTGTCTGCTCTAGTAGCAACCATGATAGCTTGCATTTCTGTAACATTTATAGCAAACCTAAAAGTAGCGACTCCTTTTTTAATAGTAGCAATAATTATAATCATAAAGCATAGAGGAAATATCCAAAGACTCATAAACGGACAAGAAAGCAAAATAGGCGACAAAACAAAGGTTAAAAAATGA
- a CDS encoding MetQ/NlpA family ABC transporter substrate-binding protein, whose translation MHQQIIFNFQELNLIAQSTWETIFMVFIATFVAVIGGIILGILLYTTQDNKNILVKSLNRVFSIVINITRSIPYIILLILLYPITRLIVGTTIGTTASIVPLAIAALPFYARLTESALREVDHGLIEAAKAMGATRIQLIFKVLLPESKALLIDAATLTCISLIGFSAMAGIVGGGGLGDLTYFKGYNYGNYTLLLGGVVMLVILVQLTQSFGNYLVSARKLTALWLLTIILVVASGLQLYSNFVASKQSNEITVGYITSPPQDKIMELSKKIAKEKYNLDVKLVTFGDYNIPNRALNDGEIQANVFQHIPFLENQIEQFGYKITYIGKTFLYPMGVFSKKYESLDQLPNGATVAIPNDPTNQGRALMILQDAGLITLKDGITWQATPGNITSNPKKLKIIPLQADQIPNNLGDVDIGVVNNDYIPKAGLTLKDALFVEPKDSPFANIIAVQDSQKDNPNLKEYVKSLNNDQIIKLVQELYPNDAAIAAW comes from the coding sequence ATGCACCAGCAGATAATATTTAATTTCCAAGAGCTTAATTTAATAGCTCAATCAACATGGGAAACTATCTTCATGGTATTTATTGCTACATTTGTAGCAGTAATAGGAGGAATAATCTTAGGTATACTACTATACACTACCCAAGATAATAAAAATATTCTGGTAAAAAGTCTTAATAGAGTTTTTAGTATAGTTATAAACATTACTAGAAGTATCCCATATATCATTTTACTAATTTTACTTTATCCTATAACTAGACTTATAGTAGGTACAACTATCGGTACTACTGCTTCTATAGTCCCACTAGCAATTGCAGCTTTACCATTTTATGCTCGCTTAACAGAGTCAGCTTTACGTGAAGTTGACCATGGTCTTATAGAAGCAGCAAAAGCTATGGGAGCTACTAGAATACAGCTAATTTTTAAAGTACTTCTTCCTGAGTCAAAAGCACTTCTTATAGATGCGGCTACTTTAACATGTATATCACTAATTGGCTTTTCAGCTATGGCTGGCATAGTTGGTGGTGGTGGCTTAGGCGACTTGACTTACTTCAAAGGCTATAACTATGGTAACTACACTTTGCTACTTGGCGGTGTGGTTATGCTAGTTATCCTAGTTCAGCTAACTCAATCTTTTGGTAACTATCTAGTTTCTGCTAGGAAGCTAACAGCTTTATGGTTATTAACTATTATCTTAGTGGTAGCTAGTGGATTACAACTATATTCAAATTTTGTAGCTTCTAAGCAGTCAAATGAAATCACGGTTGGTTATATCACCAGCCCTCCTCAAGATAAGATTATGGAGCTAAGTAAAAAGATTGCTAAAGAAAAATATAATCTTGATGTTAAATTAGTCACATTTGGAGACTACAACATTCCAAACAGAGCATTAAATGATGGTGAGATTCAAGCAAATGTATTTCAACATATCCCTTTCTTAGAAAATCAAATCGAGCAATTTGGTTACAAAATTACTTATATTGGTAAGACCTTCTTATATCCTATGGGAGTATTTTCTAAGAAATATGAAAGCCTTGATCAACTACCTAATGGTGCTACAGTTGCTATTCCAAATGATCCTACTAATCAAGGCAGAGCACTTATGATCCTTCAAGATGCTGGTTTAATAACGCTTAAAGATGGTATTACTTGGCAAGCTACTCCTGGTAATATAACTAGTAATCCTAAAAAATTAAAAATAATACCTTTGCAAGCTGACCAAATCCCTAATAATTTAGGTGATGTAGATATAGGTGTTGTAAACAATGACTATATTCCTAAAGCAGGATTAACCCTAAAAGATGCGCTTTTTGTAGAGCCTAAAGACTCACCTTTTGCAAATATAATTGCTGTTCAAGACAGTCAAAAAGACAATCCAAATTTAAAAGAGTATGTTAAGTCTTTAAATAATGATCAAATAATAAAATTAGTTCAAGAACTTTATCCTAATGATGCTGCTATAGCTGCTTGGTAG
- the ispF gene encoding 2-C-methyl-D-erythritol 2,4-cyclodiphosphate synthase, which translates to MFRIGHGYDVHKFTDQKQNIIIGGVEIPFHLGLEAHSDGDVLIHALCDAILGALGLGDIGKHFPDTDNKYKNTDSKFFLSEIKKMLDAKNYQIGNIDCTIIAQTPKMLPYIEKMKICLAQILSIETNQLNIKATTTEKLGFIGRKEGIATHVVCLIHYLF; encoded by the coding sequence ATGTTTAGAATAGGTCATGGTTATGATGTACACAAATTTACTGATCAAAAGCAAAACATAATAATTGGTGGTGTAGAAATCCCATTTCACCTAGGTCTTGAGGCCCACTCAGATGGTGATGTCTTAATTCATGCTCTTTGTGATGCTATATTAGGTGCATTAGGTCTCGGTGATATTGGTAAACACTTCCCAGATACTGATAATAAATATAAAAATACCGATAGTAAATTTTTTTTATCAGAAATAAAAAAAATGCTTGATGCCAAAAATTATCAAATTGGCAACATAGATTGTACAATAATTGCTCAAACTCCTAAAATGCTTCCTTATATTGAAAAAATGAAAATATGCTTAGCTCAAATACTTAGTATTGAAACTAATCAGCTAAATATAAAAGCAACAACTACTGAAAAACTTGGATTCATAGGTAGGAAAGAAGGAATTGCTACCCATGTAGTATGTTTAATTCATTATCTATTTTGA
- a CDS encoding Mur ligase family protein has translation MIPEGYSRRLVGPNLFFKETGTVLDVPLTEGREKLTELFYQEAKRILPALGWEEIKIAHKFFNNGIRLAITAPVDITMPACDVIDFIWLSAREYVEKGSFKTLEVAKEVLLPLINEDKNLIYRKLYDLAKSKGLNAFRDKNRAFVGSGKGCYEFDLGHDDIAEIPWQNIYDIPAVIVTGTNGKTTTVRLTDYICRFAGKVTGYTSTDWVKVNNELIDEGDYSGPTGHQFVLTNKKVEVALLESARGGLLKRGLIETFVDAAAVTNVSVDHLGEDGIETVAELAEAKSIVFRTMGENSHAIINLDNLYMKERFELLKCNKIVVTQNPQAHDMEYYLSNSDYACIVERGAFKWLDKNSKTEILKVVDAPLTVKGFAKHNIENAMVSIALAFKLKVSLETIAAALKSYKNDQNVNRGRANIFEWDNKVAVLDYAHNEAGVEALFSMMQAYDKAGRKYLMIGTTGDRKNLIPSINDVILKYGVDFIVIKETDKYLRGAKRLELPLAIREDLQKKGFDIVNTHISHGELEGVKYILDKLEDNDIGIFCCQAELESVANYLESYCVKG, from the coding sequence ATGATTCCAGAAGGTTATTCACGTAGGTTAGTTGGACCTAACTTGTTTTTTAAAGAAACAGGAACAGTCTTAGATGTACCATTAACTGAAGGTAGAGAAAAACTAACAGAGCTATTTTATCAAGAAGCAAAGAGGATTTTGCCAGCCTTAGGATGGGAAGAAATTAAAATAGCGCATAAGTTTTTTAATAACGGCATTAGGCTTGCAATAACAGCACCTGTTGATATTACAATGCCTGCATGTGATGTTATTGATTTTATTTGGTTATCAGCAAGAGAATATGTAGAAAAAGGAAGTTTTAAAACTTTAGAAGTTGCTAAAGAAGTTCTTTTACCGTTAATAAATGAAGATAAGAATTTAATTTATCGTAAGCTTTATGATTTGGCTAAGTCTAAAGGGCTTAATGCTTTTAGAGACAAAAATAGAGCATTTGTGGGTTCAGGTAAAGGTTGTTATGAGTTTGATTTAGGACATGATGATATTGCTGAAATACCTTGGCAAAACATTTATGACATTCCAGCGGTTATAGTTACAGGTACTAATGGTAAGACTACTACAGTGCGTCTTACAGATTATATTTGTAGATTTGCTGGTAAAGTTACAGGTTACACATCTACAGATTGGGTTAAAGTCAATAATGAGCTAATAGATGAGGGTGATTATTCTGGTCCTACAGGACACCAGTTTGTGCTTACTAATAAGAAAGTTGAAGTTGCTTTGCTAGAATCAGCTAGAGGAGGTTTATTGAAAAGAGGATTGATAGAAACATTTGTTGATGCTGCGGCTGTTACTAATGTTTCTGTTGATCATTTAGGTGAAGATGGTATAGAAACGGTAGCTGAACTAGCTGAAGCAAAATCAATAGTCTTTAGAACTATGGGAGAAAATTCTCACGCAATTATAAATCTTGATAATCTTTACATGAAAGAAAGATTTGAATTATTAAAGTGTAATAAAATAGTTGTTACTCAAAATCCACAAGCTCATGATATGGAGTACTACTTATCTAATTCAGATTATGCTTGTATTGTAGAGAGAGGAGCATTTAAGTGGTTAGATAAAAATTCAAAAACTGAGATTCTAAAAGTGGTAGACGCGCCTTTAACGGTAAAAGGTTTTGCAAAACATAATATTGAAAATGCTATGGTATCAATAGCATTAGCATTTAAACTTAAGGTTAGTTTAGAAACTATTGCAGCAGCATTAAAAAGCTACAAAAATGACCAAAATGTTAATAGAGGTAGAGCAAATATTTTTGAATGGGATAATAAAGTGGCAGTGCTTGATTATGCTCATAACGAAGCTGGCGTAGAAGCATTATTTTCAATGATGCAAGCCTATGATAAAGCTGGTAGAAAATATCTTATGATAGGAACCACAGGTGATAGAAAGAACCTTATACCATCTATAAACGATGTTATATTAAAGTATGGTGTAGATTTTATAGTAATTAAAGAAACGGATAAGTATTTAAGAGGCGCAAAGCGATTAGAATTACCATTAGCAATACGCGAAGATCTGCAAAAAAAAGGGTTTGATATTGTAAATACTCATATATCACATGGTGAGCTTGAGGGGGTTAAATATATTCTAGATAAACTTGAGGATAATGATATAGGTATATTCTGTTGTCAAGCTGAGCTTGAAAGCGTAGCTAATTATTTAGAGAGCTATTGTGTGAAAGGCTAA